A window of Phycobacter azelaicus contains these coding sequences:
- a CDS encoding carbohydrate ABC transporter permease: MKTENQKAWLFVLPVLALVAFNALIPMMTVVNYSVQETFGDNVFFWQGLDWFQQILRSERFHDALGRQFLFTFLILIIEVPLGIAIALSMPRKGFWVPVCLVLMALPMLIPWNVVGAMWNIFTLPDIGLLGYFLNHVLGINYDMTQDPVAAWVTIVTMDVWHWTSLVVLLSYAGLVSIPDAYYQAAKIDGASNWAVFRFIQLPKMKTVLTIAILLRFMDSFNIYTEPFVLTGGGPGNSTTLLSIDLVKIALGQFDLGPAAAMSLIYFAITLLVSWLFYTLMTKDDLN, translated from the coding sequence ATGAAGACCGAAAACCAGAAAGCCTGGCTGTTCGTCCTGCCCGTTCTGGCACTTGTCGCCTTCAACGCGCTGATACCGATGATGACAGTGGTCAACTATTCGGTGCAGGAAACCTTTGGCGACAACGTCTTCTTCTGGCAAGGGCTCGACTGGTTCCAGCAGATCCTGCGTTCAGAACGGTTCCACGATGCCCTTGGCCGCCAGTTCCTGTTCACCTTCCTGATCCTCATCATTGAAGTGCCGCTGGGCATCGCAATTGCCCTGTCAATGCCACGCAAGGGGTTCTGGGTGCCGGTCTGCCTCGTGCTGATGGCCCTGCCGATGCTGATCCCCTGGAACGTCGTGGGGGCCATGTGGAACATCTTTACCCTGCCCGATATCGGCCTTTTGGGGTATTTTCTGAACCATGTCCTTGGCATCAACTATGACATGACACAGGATCCTGTTGCGGCCTGGGTCACCATCGTCACCATGGATGTCTGGCACTGGACCTCGCTTGTGGTGCTGCTGAGCTACGCGGGCCTCGTGTCGATCCCCGACGCCTATTACCAGGCGGCCAAGATCGACGGCGCCTCAAACTGGGCTGTGTTCCGCTTTATCCAGTTGCCAAAGATGAAAACCGTCCTGACCATCGCCATCCTTCTGCGGTTCATGGACAGTTTCAACATCTACACCGAGCCTTTCGTCCTGACCGGGGGCGGCCCCGGCAACTCCACCACGCTTCTGTCCATTGATCTGGTGAAAATCGCGCTCGGTCAGTTTGACCTTGGTCCCGCCGCCGCCATGTCGCTCATCTATTTTGCCATCACCCTGCTCGTCAGCTGGTTGTTCTACACGCTGATGACCAAGGATGATCTGAACTAA